The Antarcticibacterium flavum genome contains the following window.
GAACGGATAGGAAAATTCAGGAGAACCAACCTTATGCCACCAAGATACTTCAAATTAAGAACGATATCCGGAAAATTAAAAGTGGCGAATTAGAAGGCAACATCAAAAAATTACAGCAAACGATGTCCCGATTGGAAAAAGAAGCACCACATCAACAAGATGGAAAACGCATTGTTAGAGGGATGCCTAAAGAAGGCTCTCAAAGCCATATCCATATTATTGTAAGCAGAAAGGATATGTCCAATAAATACAGTTTGTCCCCTGGTAGCAAGTACAAAGCTTCGGAAACCGTTTTTAATGGCAAACCTGTAAAACGTGGTTTTGATAGGGACAAATTCTTTAAGGCTTCTGAAAAAACGTTTGACACTCTATTTCAATACAAACGAAACTATGTTGAAACTTATAAGGCACGTAAAACATTCCTGAAAAATCCAAAGTTGTATTTCTCAATTCTTTCGGGATTGCCAACCAATGAAAAGGCAACTGCCTATAAAATACTTGCCAAATCTGGTGTACCCATAATGAATATTCCAACAAACAAAGTACAGTTGGCATTAAAGATAATCAACAAGTTTAAAAAAGGGATTGACCGAGCAATACAGTCGGGTTCTATTGGGATATGAGTATGTCAATACCACATATCATCCTTTTTATTGTTGTTCCGGTATTGTTTGTCAGTACAGTTTTATATGTGTTTCTTCATCAAGAAGAGCCCAAAAACGGAGATAAGAAATATCAGGTACGCTTTAAACTTCGTCGTGGAAAATTTCAAATCGAAAATATCAAGCGAGGTGCATCGATTATTGGCTCTGCGGGAAGCGGTAAAACAGAAAGTGTTATCTATAATTTTTTACAGCATTTTAGTACCCATCAATTTTGTGGTATCATACACGATTACAAGGATTTTGAACTTACCGAAATTGCCTACCCATTATTTAAAGAAAAGGATATTAAATTCTATACCATAGCTTTTGACCAAATCCATTATTGTGTAAACCCAATTACCCCAAGATATTTGCCCAATGAGGAAAGTGTGAATGAATTATCCAAGGTACTCATTGAAAATCTTTTGGAGTTCAACGAATCCAGTACAAACAGTACCACAAAATTCTTCAGTGATGCTGTTGAAGGTTTGATGGGTGGAATGATTTGGAAACTAAAAACGTCCTATCCTCAATATTGCACCCTGCCCCATTTGATTGCTATTTTTCAATCGATGACTACCAAACAGTTGGTTACTTTTGTGAGCTCAAATATCACTTCCCGAAGTATGGCAAGTGCTTTTATCAACGGAATGGATTCTGACAAACAAACGGCAGGTGTGAAAAGCACATTGGCCAATGCCTTTAAAAAGATAGGTTCACAACAGTTGTTTATGGCTTTGTCAAAAGATGAAGTACCATTGAATATCAACAGCAAGGACAATCCTGCTGTTATCTGCATCGTGAACCATCCCAAATATGAATCAGCTTACTCGCCTATCATCGCTGCAATTATGCACACAGTCATCAAGCAAATGAGCGTGAGAGGTCAACAGTCGTCATTTTTAATGATGGAAGAAGCCCCAACCATAAAGCTGCTTAATATGCACCGCATTCCCGCAACTTTAAGAAGCTATGATATTGCCACAATTTACGTGATGCAGGATAAAATTCAGAATGATATGCTATATGGAGACAAAGCGAGTAAGGCTATTTTGAGCAATCTTTCCTATCAGTTTTTCGGCAAAGTTAATGACCCAGATACTGCAAAATATTATGAGCGTTTCTTTGAGATTGTTCGTAAGGAAACCACAAGTATAAATCGTGGACACAATCTAAATTTTGATACGAGAATTACCACAGGCGAAAAAGAAGTTTCTAAACGTAGAGCAGATGTTTTTTTCCGTTTGAAACAAGGCGAGTTTATAACTTTTGCTGATGGCAAAGATAAAAGAGTTCAATTTAAACTACAAACGATTAAAAGAGAAATACCAAATCCTCATCAACATTTTACAACCGATGAATTAAAGCTCAATTTTGAACGGATTTATAGAGAGGCAAAATCTATATTTAAGGTCAACTAAAATTAGTAAATAAAGAACAACCATAGTTTTTGCACAGCCTGTGCATCGATTAATTTGTATCTTTGTCAAACTTTATGAAAATATTCTTTTCCATATCAATGTCAATTTTATTCTTTTTTCAGGGAATTAGCATTGATATGGACTTTTGTGGACCAATTAAAGAAATTTCAAGCATTATTACCCATTATCAAGACCATAAAGTTTATGGAGACTCTTTCCTTGAATATGTAGTTGAAGATTACATTGACAATGATGCAAAAAATGAAGGGCATCATAATAACCCAGATAAGGAGAATACACCAGTCCATTCCCATCATCAATGTTGTCACCCTTTAGTATTAATTATTGCGAACAACAATTCGGTTTTAACCAATCGACTAAAGTTTGAAGAGAAAAAACAGTTTAACTTACATAAAGTAAACTTCACTTCCAGATATCTGGAATCGCTTTTCCAACCCCCTAAAGTATAATTCAGTTTTTTTTAGGATAGCTATATCCTACCGTGATGCTTTTCAAAGTAAGTATCGCATCATAAACGCATTGCATTTCTTTGCATTGCGATGTTTAAACTGAATTAATACTTTTTCTATGATTAACAAAATCATTTCATTTTCCATTAATAACAAGTTTATTATTGGGCTCTTTATAGTGGCACTTGTAGGTACGGGCATTTGGTCTATGGCCACTATAAATCTGGGTTCTGTACCCGATATTACCAACAACCAAGTACAGGTTATTACAGTTGCCCCAAATTTAGGTACTGAAGACATTGAACAATTTGTTACTTATCCCGTAGAATTGGCAATGGCAAATCTGCCAGACGTTATCGAACTGCGTTCGGTGTCCCGTTTTGGTCTTTCGGTGGTTACCATTGTCTTTAAGGATGAGGCTGGAACCTATCTGCCAAGGCAATTGGTACAGGAAAAATTGACCGAAGTTGCTGGAGAAATCCCTGAAGGTTTCGGCACACCTTTTATGGCACCCATAACAACAGGTCTGGGGGAAATATTCCAATATTCCCTAAAAGTAAAAGAAGGCTATGAAGACAGATATGATGCAATGGAGCTTCGTACCATCCAAGATTGGATTGTAAAACGTCAAATGGCACTAGTCCCCGGAGTCGTTGAGGTCAATGCCTTTGGAGGCTATGTAAAACAATACGAAGTTGCCATAAATCCTGATAAACTAAAAAGTTTTGGCATTACAATGAATCAGGTTTTTGAGGCCCTTAAAGTGAACAATGCCAATACTGGTGGAGCTTATATCGAAAAAAACCACCAAGCCAATTTTATCCGTGGCGAAGGGCTGGCACGAAGTATTGCCGATTTGGAAAACACGGTTGTAACCACACAAAATGGAAGCCCTGTCTTGGTAAGGGACGTTGCCGAAAAAGTGGGCTACGGAAACCAAGTGCGTTATGGTGCATTTACCCAAGACGGTCACGAATCCGTAGGTGGACAAATTTTAATGCTGAAAGGCGAAAGCCCAGGCGACGTGATTGAAAATGTGGAAAAGCGTATTGTAGAAATTCAAAAATCCCTGCCGGAGGGTGTTTATATTGATGCTTTTTTAAGCCGAAGTGAACTTATTGAGGCAACCACAAGTACCGTTAAAAACAATCTAATAGAAGGAGCCCTAATCGTCATATTTGTTTTGGTCTTACTTTTGGGAAGCTTCCGTGGTGGCTTGATAGCAGCTTCGATAATCCCTTTATGTCTATTATTTGCATTTATTTTGATGAAACAATTTGGCATTTGGGCAAATTTAATGTCCTTGGGTGCGATCGATTTTGGAATTATTGTAGATGGAGCGGTGATTATCGTGGAAGGAGCGGTTTTCCACATTCATCAACGGATGAAAAAATCCACAACCGCCATCAACCAAGCTGAAATGGATGAAATCGCCTATGATTCTTCAAGTAAAATGATGAATTCTGCCTTCTTCGGTCAACTAATTGTTCTTATAGTTTTTACACCGATTCTTTTTTTGACCGGTGTGGAAGGGAAAATGTTCCGGCCAATGGCATTTACATTTGGTTTTGCCGTTTTAGGAGCGATTATCCTTTGTCTTACCTACGTGCCAATGATGTCATCATTATTTTTAAAACCTGCTAAAAATCAAAATAGTTGGTTCGCCAAGTTTGAAAACAAGATTGATAGGTTCAGTGATAAAATTATGGATGTTCTGAATCGTATCTATCTGCCTATATTAAATTTTGCACTTCGCTTTCGGGCAGGTGTGGTTATAGGCGCGGTTTCCTTGCTTTTGATTTCAGGATTTATTTTCAGCAATATGGGAGCAGAATTTGTCCCTAAATTTGATGAAGGCGATATTGCATTTCAAGCATTGATAAAACCGGGGAGCAGTCTTACAGAATCTATTGAGGCTTCAGAGAAACTTCAGAAGTTAATCAATGAGTTTCCGGAAGTAAAAACAGTAGTTTCTAGGATTGGTGTGGCCGAAATACCGACAGACCCGATGCCTATGGATATTGCCGATAGTTATATTATTCTTGAAAAAGATAAGAGTAAATGGACTTCCGCAGATAGTAAAGAAGAACTGATAGAAAAAATACAGGAAAAAATTTCAGTAGTTCCCGGCGTAAATTTCGTGTTTACCCAACCTGTAGAACTTCGTTTTAATGAATTGCTTACAGGGGTTCGTGAGGACGTGGCAATCAAACTGTACGGAGAAGATTTAGGCGTTTTGGCAGACAAGGTACAGGAAATCGCAGCGGTCATCAGAACCGTTCCCGGAGCGGCTGACCTCAATGTAGAAGCTACAAGCGGTTTGCCACAAATGACAGTGGTGTATAACCGGGCAAAAATGGCACAATACGGTGTAACCGTTGACAAGCTGAATGATTATGTAAGTGCTTCATTTTCTGGAGAACAGGCAGGAGTCATTTTTGAAGGGGAAAAACGATTCGATGTGGTCATTCGTTTGGCAGAGGAATATCGACAAGACATCAATAGCTTAAAAAACCTTTTCATAGACCTGCCAAACGGTGCTCAAGTGCCTCTAAAGGAAGTTGCGGATATCAGTTATAAAGCTGGGCCAATGCAAATTTCAAGAGACAACACTATGCGTCGTATATCTGTGGGTGTAAATGTTCGTGGACGCGATGTAAAATCGATGGTCGAGGAAATTCAGCAAAAACTGGAAACGGAAGTGAAACTGCCACCAGGTTATTACGTCACTTATGGAGGATCATTTGAAAACCTGCAACGTGCATCAGACCGATTGATGATAGTAGTGCCCATCGTTCTACTAACAATATTTATCCTGCTTTATTTCGCTTTAAATTCAGTTACACAGGCCTTGATGATCTATATGGCAGTGCCTTTGGCGACCATTGGTGGTGTTTTCGTTTTGTTGATTCGTGGAATGCCTTTCAGTATTTCTGCCGGAGTCGGGTTTATCGTGCTCTTCGGAGTTGCCGTATTAAACGGACTCATACTCATAAACAAATTCAATGAATTAAAAGACAGTGGAATGACAGATTTAAAAAAACGTATATACGAAGCAACGCACGAACGTTTACGTCCAATTTTATTGACTGCCATTACCACAATTATGGGCTTTATCCCAATGGCGATTTCTACCTCTGGTGGTGCAGAAGTACAGCGACCTTTGGCGACAGTAGTCATTGGAGGAATGCTTACGGCAACATTTCTGACCTTGGTGGTTATTCCTATTCTTTATTATTGGCTGGAATCCCGAAAAGAAAAGAAGGACAATGGTGGAGATGTAAGTTATATTAAAAAATCAACCAATATTGTAACCGTATTATTGATGGTTGGTGGTTTGATGGCTTCGGGAACTGCTATTGCCCAAGACACCAATCAAGATGGTACAATCCCAAAGACCTTGACCATTGATGAGGCTATTGCTATGGCAAAACAGAATTATCCATCGCTTAAGGAAAGTCAGGCATTTATTGAACGGGAAAAGGCACTAAAGGGAACGAGTTTTGACCTTGGTAGCACACAAGTTTTCACGGGCAAAGAAGAATATGGCAATAATCTTCCTGGAGTGCAGACAACCGTTGGTGTGCAACAGGGCAATATCGATTTGCTTTCAGGATTTTCAAAATCGAAGTTTTATAAAGAGCGCATTGCCTTGGGAGAAAAGTTTTATGTGGCCAGTGAACAACAGTTGGTGCGCAATGTGATGCAAGCCTATGACCAAATTAATTATTACAAGGCACAGTTGCGTTTTGCAGACCAATTGGACAGTATTTATACCAATTTTAAGACCGCTGCCCAACTTCGGTATGATACGGGAGAAACAGGTAAGTTGGAATTTATTTCAGCCTCTTCAGAATTTCAACAGATTCAAGTATTAAGGCAACAAGCCTTTGATGATATTGAAATAGCCAAACGTGCCTTAAAACAATATTTGGGAACGGATGAATCCATTGAAACGATTAGTGAACCATACAAAACATTGGATTTTATGGCAATGTTAGATTCCACTTCGGTGGCCAATAACCCAATGTTGCAATATGCGTTGCAAAATGCCGAAGTAAGCAAGGCAAATGTGGGTGTTGAGAAATCACAATTCCTGCCGAAATTCAGCTTATCGTATGGCAGGCAGGTTGTAGATGATGTTTCAGGCTTCAACACCTATCAGGCGGGTATTAGCATTCCGCTATGGTTTTTTCCGCAGAAGTCAAGGGTAAAAGCAGCAAAGGCAGACGCAATGGTAGCAGAGAATCAATATTTGGAGCAAAAGGCGGTTACAGAAAGTCGCGTGTCGCAATTGACCAAATCCCTTGAAAAAACAAAGAAGATTTTGCAATATTACGAAGAAGGCGCACTATTGTTGGCAGAACAGCAAATTACCACAGCGCAATTGGCATCCAAGGAAGGCGAAATAGATTATGTCAATTATATCACCATTCTTAATAGTGCCATCCGTATTAAACAAAACCATTTACAATACATCAATCAGTATAACCAGCAGACCATTGATATGCAATATCAATTGGGCAATTTATAACCTTAAAAAAAGAGAAATGAAGAATATACTATTAGTTAGTACCGTATTATTTACACTTATGTTTATGAGTTGTAATGATGCCCAAAAATCTGAACTTGGACATAATGAAGCCGAAGGTGTATCAAAGACCAATGAAGTTGGAGAAGATGCACACGGCGAGGAAGGCCACAGTGAAGGAGAAGAAGAAGGTCACAGCGAGGAAGAAGGCGTTGTGGAACTCACAAAGCAACAGGCCGAAACCATAGGTTTGGAAATGAAACTTTTGGAGGAACGCAATTTAGGGAACAACATTAAGGTAACAGGTACGCTGGAACTTTTCCCACAGGATAAGGCGAACATAAGTCCGTTTGTTGGTGGAAATGTGAGTTCCATAAAAGTAATACCCGGAGATAACGTAAGCAAAGGACAGGTGTTGGCATATATAGAACACCCAGATATCATTGCAATGCAACAAGATTATCAGGAAAAAAATGATGAATTGGTCTTTTTGAAACAGGATTTTGAGCGCAAGCAGACTCTTTATGATAAAGGTGTTTCTTCTGGCAAGGAATTTCAAATGGCACAGTCAAAATTTCGTTCTACAACATCCAGCGTCAATGGTTTGCGGTCCCAATTGAGACTGTTGAGCATTAACCCGGACAAAGTGGCGGAAGGACAGATATATTCCGCTGTTCCCATTACCTCGCCTATAAGTGGGTATGTGGATGAAGTAATGATTAGCCTTGGCGATTACGTGGCACAACAATCCAAAATGTTCTCGATAAGCGACAACTCAAAAATTTATGTCAACTTCAAAGTATATGAGAAGGACATAAAGCAAATCCAGAAAGGACAACAGATATATTTTTCCACGGCCTCGCACCCAGATGAACTGCTTAAAGCAACCGTTCGGTCTGTTGGTAAAACCTTCAATACAGACCCAAAAGCTTTGGAAGTTCTGGCAGATATAGAAAACAAGGATAAAAATCTTTTGCCAGGTATGTATGTAGAAGGGCGCATAGTGCAGGGCGAGAAAAAGGGTTTTGCCGTTCCGGAAGCCGCCATTATAAAGGAAGGCGAGCAATCCTTTATTTTTATCTTGGATGAAGATGAGGAAATGGAAGTAGGCAAAATGAAATTCAAAATGATACCCGTAACGGTTGGTATTACTGATTTAGGCTTTGTTGAAGTCAATCTGCCTGCCGAAGTTTCAACCGATGCCAAAGTGGTCATAAACGGAGCTTATAACCTGTCTTCTGAAATGGTTAAAGGCGAACTGGAACACGGACATTAATTCAATAACAATCAAAGATTTTGATTCCGAGTTTGTTTATCGTCTTAATTAGTTAGTTAAAAATTAGAAAACAAGCTCGGTTCAAAATCGATTAAAACATAAAAATATTTTTAAGATGAAAGAAATAAAAGCATTTGTAAAACCGAACCGAATCCAAAGAGTCATTGAAGCACTATCAGATAATGGATTTGAAAGTATGACCCTTTCACAAGCAGAAGGTACTGGCGCATTCAAGGCAAAAGGTGCAAGACCTTCGTTGGATTTTCGTATTACCGATAGTCCTGTGGTTAAGCTGGAATTGGTCTGTCAAAATGAGGAAGCCCAAGCTGCCATTGAAATAATTTTAAAAAATGGCAAAACGGAAGAACCTGGAGACGGCATTATCTATATAGCAAATATTGAAGATGCCTTTCAGATTAAAACTGGGGATTCCTTAAAACGGTACGACCTATAAAACACTTCAGTACAAATGGAAAAAATAGTTCAACTTCTGGAAAACAAAGGGATACGACCTACGGCTATGCGCCTTATGACCTATAAGCGGTTGGCAGAGTTGAATGTGGCCATCAGCCTTGGCGACTTGGAAAAAGATTTTAAGGTCAGTGAAAGAAGTACCCTATTTAGGACTATGAAAGCGTTTGAAGAAAAAGGGATTGTGCATCAAATCGAGGATGGGACAGGGGTTATAAAATACGCCCTTTGCGAAGAAAATTGTGAATGCGAGGTCGGCAACGACCTTCATTTGCACTTTCATTGCAACAATTGTAATGAGACGGTCTGTTTAACAGAACATAAAATCCCTCACATCAACTTACCTGATGGTTATATTACCGAGGATATCAACTTGGTGGTAAAGGGTATCTGCGAAAAATGCAGTGGCAATTTGGTTTAAACGTTTGGTTTTTAAATTCAATTATCATTTATAAATAATGAGCAATGATAACAATCTATAAAAAAGAGGCTACTGTATATATGGTAGCAGAGAATAAGCTGGATGCCAAGGATTATGAAAACTTGATACCAGTCTTAACAGAACATATAACTGCCCATCCACAAGTGTATTGGTACATCGAGATGGAAAATTTTGAAGGCTGGACAGCAGAGGCACATTGGAAGGGAATTGAATTAAACCTTCCGAATGAAAAGCATTTAAAGCGTGTTGCTTTGGTGGGTAGCGTTAAATGGCAAGAACAATTTACCGAGGTATTGCTTCCTTTTTCAGAAGCTCATATAAAATTTTATAAGACCGAAGAAAAAGAATTGGCCAAAGAATGGATAGAAATAGAATAACATAAAAAATGGATATACTATTGATTTAAAAACAGAAACACTATGATGGACGATTGGTATTTTGGAGGAATGCACTGGATATGGTGGGGACTTTGGATAATCCTCATCTTTTGGATATTCCTAATTCCTTACCCCACCCCGGGACAGAAACGGAAAAAGGATAGTGCGATGGAAATCCTGAGGGAACGTTTTGCACGGGGCGAAATAAGCAAGGAAGAGTTTGAACAGCGAAAGAAACTGTTACGGGAAAACAAGAAAAAATAAACTGCAATGAAACCGCCTAATGGCATACATAATCAAAAAAGAGGAGGGCTGAACAGGC
Protein-coding sequences here:
- the mobB gene encoding MobB family relaxase, whose product is MYITVTKQTLDGNYAQSVSDFVAYLEKENDDKSIDEMEHFFNQYGEEISGKEVIKEIDGNTAKLKKTEPKFYSITVNPSAYELKRLQNHSEELKKYTRELMKEYAKSFNREINGRAVTVDDIIYYAKIEHQRTYKGTDRKIQENQPYATKILQIKNDIRKIKSGELEGNIKKLQQTMSRLEKEAPHQQDGKRIVRGMPKEGSQSHIHIIVSRKDMSNKYSLSPGSKYKASETVFNGKPVKRGFDRDKFFKASEKTFDTLFQYKRNYVETYKARKTFLKNPKLYFSILSGLPTNEKATAYKILAKSGVPIMNIPTNKVQLALKIINKFKKGIDRAIQSGSIGI
- a CDS encoding type IV secretory system conjugative DNA transfer family protein; translation: MSMSIPHIILFIVVPVLFVSTVLYVFLHQEEPKNGDKKYQVRFKLRRGKFQIENIKRGASIIGSAGSGKTESVIYNFLQHFSTHQFCGIIHDYKDFELTEIAYPLFKEKDIKFYTIAFDQIHYCVNPITPRYLPNEESVNELSKVLIENLLEFNESSTNSTTKFFSDAVEGLMGGMIWKLKTSYPQYCTLPHLIAIFQSMTTKQLVTFVSSNITSRSMASAFINGMDSDKQTAGVKSTLANAFKKIGSQQLFMALSKDEVPLNINSKDNPAVICIVNHPKYESAYSPIIAAIMHTVIKQMSVRGQQSSFLMMEEAPTIKLLNMHRIPATLRSYDIATIYVMQDKIQNDMLYGDKASKAILSNLSYQFFGKVNDPDTAKYYERFFEIVRKETTSINRGHNLNFDTRITTGEKEVSKRRADVFFRLKQGEFITFADGKDKRVQFKLQTIKREIPNPHQHFTTDELKLNFERIYREAKSIFKVN
- a CDS encoding CusA/CzcA family heavy metal efflux RND transporter codes for the protein MINKIISFSINNKFIIGLFIVALVGTGIWSMATINLGSVPDITNNQVQVITVAPNLGTEDIEQFVTYPVELAMANLPDVIELRSVSRFGLSVVTIVFKDEAGTYLPRQLVQEKLTEVAGEIPEGFGTPFMAPITTGLGEIFQYSLKVKEGYEDRYDAMELRTIQDWIVKRQMALVPGVVEVNAFGGYVKQYEVAINPDKLKSFGITMNQVFEALKVNNANTGGAYIEKNHQANFIRGEGLARSIADLENTVVTTQNGSPVLVRDVAEKVGYGNQVRYGAFTQDGHESVGGQILMLKGESPGDVIENVEKRIVEIQKSLPEGVYIDAFLSRSELIEATTSTVKNNLIEGALIVIFVLVLLLGSFRGGLIAASIIPLCLLFAFILMKQFGIWANLMSLGAIDFGIIVDGAVIIVEGAVFHIHQRMKKSTTAINQAEMDEIAYDSSSKMMNSAFFGQLIVLIVFTPILFLTGVEGKMFRPMAFTFGFAVLGAIILCLTYVPMMSSLFLKPAKNQNSWFAKFENKIDRFSDKIMDVLNRIYLPILNFALRFRAGVVIGAVSLLLISGFIFSNMGAEFVPKFDEGDIAFQALIKPGSSLTESIEASEKLQKLINEFPEVKTVVSRIGVAEIPTDPMPMDIADSYIILEKDKSKWTSADSKEELIEKIQEKISVVPGVNFVFTQPVELRFNELLTGVREDVAIKLYGEDLGVLADKVQEIAAVIRTVPGAADLNVEATSGLPQMTVVYNRAKMAQYGVTVDKLNDYVSASFSGEQAGVIFEGEKRFDVVIRLAEEYRQDINSLKNLFIDLPNGAQVPLKEVADISYKAGPMQISRDNTMRRISVGVNVRGRDVKSMVEEIQQKLETEVKLPPGYYVTYGGSFENLQRASDRLMIVVPIVLLTIFILLYFALNSVTQALMIYMAVPLATIGGVFVLLIRGMPFSISAGVGFIVLFGVAVLNGLILINKFNELKDSGMTDLKKRIYEATHERLRPILLTAITTIMGFIPMAISTSGGAEVQRPLATVVIGGMLTATFLTLVVIPILYYWLESRKEKKDNGGDVSYIKKSTNIVTVLLMVGGLMASGTAIAQDTNQDGTIPKTLTIDEAIAMAKQNYPSLKESQAFIEREKALKGTSFDLGSTQVFTGKEEYGNNLPGVQTTVGVQQGNIDLLSGFSKSKFYKERIALGEKFYVASEQQLVRNVMQAYDQINYYKAQLRFADQLDSIYTNFKTAAQLRYDTGETGKLEFISASSEFQQIQVLRQQAFDDIEIAKRALKQYLGTDESIETISEPYKTLDFMAMLDSTSVANNPMLQYALQNAEVSKANVGVEKSQFLPKFSLSYGRQVVDDVSGFNTYQAGISIPLWFFPQKSRVKAAKADAMVAENQYLEQKAVTESRVSQLTKSLEKTKKILQYYEEGALLLAEQQITTAQLASKEGEIDYVNYITILNSAIRIKQNHLQYINQYNQQTIDMQYQLGNL
- a CDS encoding efflux RND transporter periplasmic adaptor subunit, with the protein product MKNILLVSTVLFTLMFMSCNDAQKSELGHNEAEGVSKTNEVGEDAHGEEGHSEGEEEGHSEEEGVVELTKQQAETIGLEMKLLEERNLGNNIKVTGTLELFPQDKANISPFVGGNVSSIKVIPGDNVSKGQVLAYIEHPDIIAMQQDYQEKNDELVFLKQDFERKQTLYDKGVSSGKEFQMAQSKFRSTTSSVNGLRSQLRLLSINPDKVAEGQIYSAVPITSPISGYVDEVMISLGDYVAQQSKMFSISDNSKIYVNFKVYEKDIKQIQKGQQIYFSTASHPDELLKATVRSVGKTFNTDPKALEVLADIENKDKNLLPGMYVEGRIVQGEKKGFAVPEAAIIKEGEQSFIFILDEDEEMEVGKMKFKMIPVTVGITDLGFVEVNLPAEVSTDAKVVINGAYNLSSEMVKGELEHGH
- a CDS encoding P-II family nitrogen regulator, with product MKEIKAFVKPNRIQRVIEALSDNGFESMTLSQAEGTGAFKAKGARPSLDFRITDSPVVKLELVCQNEEAQAAIEIILKNGKTEEPGDGIIYIANIEDAFQIKTGDSLKRYDL
- a CDS encoding Fur family transcriptional regulator yields the protein MEKIVQLLENKGIRPTAMRLMTYKRLAELNVAISLGDLEKDFKVSERSTLFRTMKAFEEKGIVHQIEDGTGVIKYALCEENCECEVGNDLHLHFHCNNCNETVCLTEHKIPHINLPDGYITEDINLVVKGICEKCSGNLV
- a CDS encoding SpoIIAA family protein; its protein translation is MITIYKKEATVYMVAENKLDAKDYENLIPVLTEHITAHPQVYWYIEMENFEGWTAEAHWKGIELNLPNEKHLKRVALVGSVKWQEQFTEVLLPFSEAHIKFYKTEEKELAKEWIEIE
- a CDS encoding SHOCT domain-containing protein — protein: MMDDWYFGGMHWIWWGLWIILIFWIFLIPYPTPGQKRKKDSAMEILRERFARGEISKEEFEQRKKLLRENKKK